The nucleotide window GGTATGGCCTCACAGGGCCCCTGGCGCGGTAACAGTTGTGGGTGTAGTAGGATCTGCCAGATCGAGGCGGGCAAGGGATCCTGTTGGCCGAGAGAGCGCCATAGCTGATGTAGTAGTAGTGCAGCGCCCTCCAGAAGAGAGATCTCCTGCTCCCCAACTCACCACCAACCTCGCTGTCGTCGCTGAAGCCGACCATCTCCTCCAACTCGGAGGAGGACCACCCAATGGCCTCCCTGGCCAGATCTAAGCTCATTccctcatcctcctcctccacctccccACCCAGCTCTTGCCGCTCGGCGCAGAGCACTGCAGGAATGAGAAGAgactgcagcagcagcagcagcagcagggaGCACAGCTTGGAACATGGCGCCATGGCTGCTTGGATCTGTGA belongs to Nymphaea colorata isolate Beijing-Zhang1983 chromosome 13, ASM883128v2, whole genome shotgun sequence and includes:
- the LOC116266645 gene encoding protein RALF-like 34, with protein sequence MAPCSKLCSLLLLLLLQSLLIPAVLCAERQELGGEVEEEDEGMSLDLAREAIGWSSSELEEMVGFSDDSEVGGELGSRRSLFWRALHYYYISYGALSANRIPCPPRSGRSYYTHNCYRARGPVRPYHRGCSAITRCTRSTY